A window from Malania oleifera isolate guangnan ecotype guangnan chromosome 7, ASM2987363v1, whole genome shotgun sequence encodes these proteins:
- the LOC131160285 gene encoding probable inactive receptor kinase RLK902, with amino-acid sequence METNLIFTLFCFLMSLLPVGKTDLAADRAALLALRSAVGGRSLLWNLSEPTPCPWPGVVCERDRVTELRLPGMGLSGQLPDGVFRNLTRLHTVSLRYNALSGRIPADIASCTDLRNIYLQGNLFPGEIPATFFVLPNLVRLNLAGNKFSGEIPLGLSNLTRLATLYLENNQLTGAIPDLKLSGLVQFNVSSNQLNGSIPSSLARFPATSFAGNSLCGGPLLACSNNGSDNGGKKLSGGAIAGIVVGSVLGLLLILAIVILLCKRKTSAKTRSTDIAPVKPPVEVELPGEKSVGGDSLSSGYSSAVMAASGRGGMSKSSGANSLVFFGNAHKPFDLEDLLRASAEVLGKGTFGTAYKAALEMGITVAVKRLKDVINSEKEFNEKMEVVGTMDHENLVPLRAYYYSTDEKLLVYDYMQMGSLSALLHGNRGAGRTPLNWETRSAIALGAARGITYLHSRSPTTSHGNIKSSNILLTNSYGACVSDFGLAHVAGSASAPNRVSGYRAPEVTDNRKISQKADVYSFGVLLLELLTGKAPTHSLLNEEGVDLPRWVQSVVREEWTSEVFDLELLRYQNVEEEMVQLLQLAVDCTAQYPDNRPSMAEVTRRIEELCQSGLRKEEDPQRDVVNDMDDGSSRQTYSVDSTAPPIAD; translated from the exons ATGGAAACTAATCTGATTTTCACCCTGTTTTGTTTCCTTATGTCTCTGCTGCCGGTGGGGAAGACAGATCTGGCAGCCGATAGAGCGGCTCTTCTGGCGCTCCGCTCGGCCGTCGGCGGCCGTTCTCTGCTCTGGAATCTCTCCGAGCCAACGCCCTGCCCGTGGCCCGGCGTAGTGTGTGAACGAGACCGAGTTACCGAGCTCCGCCTCCCCGGAATGGGTCTCTCCGGCCAGCTCCCCGATGGCGTCTTCCGGAATTTGACGCGCCTCCACACTGTCAGCCTCCGGTACAACGCTTTGTCGGGTCGGATTCCGGCGGATATTGCTTCCTGCACTGACCTCCGCAACATCTACTTGCAGGGTAACTTGTTTCCCGGCGAGATTCCTGCGACCTTTTTCGTTCTTCCCAACCTTGTTCGCCTGAACCTCGCCGGAAACAAGTTTTCCGGGGAGATCCCTCTTGGGCTCAGCAATCTGACTCGGTTGGCTACTCTGTACTTGGAGAATAACCAGCTAACTGGAGCAATTCCGGACCTGAAGTTGTCGGGTCTTGTTCAGTTCAACGTTTCGTCCAATCAGCTCAATGGTTCGATTCCTTCGAGCCTCGCGCGGTTTCCGGCGACCTCGTTCGCCGGCAATTCACTATGCGGTGGACCCCTTTTGGCTTGCTCTAATAATGGGTCTGATAATGGCGGAAAGAAATTGTCCGGCGGAGCCATTGCGGGTATTGTGGTTGGCTCTGTTTTGGGTCTTCTCTTAATTCTTGCAATTGTGATTTTGTTGTGTAAGAGAAAGACTAGTGCGAAAACAAGGTCTACAGATATTGCGCCGGTGAAGCCTCCCGTCGAGGTGGAACTTCCCGGCGAGAAATCCGTCGGAGGAGATAGCTTGAGCAGTGGTTACAGTAGCGCAGTGATGGCGGCGAGTGGGAGAGGGGGAATGAGTAAGAGCAGTGGCGCGAACAGTTTGGTGTTCTTTGGGAATGCACACAAGCCGTTTGATCTGGAGGATTTGCTGAGGGCTTCTGCGGAGGTTTTGGGGAAAGGGACTTTTGGAACAGCTTATAAGGCTGCTCTAGAAATGGGCATTACTGTGGCTGTGAAGAGATTAAAAGATGTGATAAATTCAGAGAAAGAGTTCAATGAGAAGATGGAGGTTGTGGGAACCATGGATCATGAGAATTTGGTTCCACTCAGGGCTTATTATTACAGCACGGATGAGAAGCTTCTTGTTTATGATTACATGCAAATGGGAAGCCTATCTGCACTTCTGCATG GGAATAGAGGGGCTGGTAGAACTCCATTAAATTGGGAAACAAGGTCTGCCATTGCTCTTGGAGCTGCTCGAGGGATTACTTACCTCCACTCTCGAAGCCCCACAACCTCCCATGGCAACATCAAGTCATCAAATATCCTCCTCACAAATTCATACGGAGCCTGCGTCTCTGATTTTGGCCTTGCTCATGTTGCGGGCTCTGCCTCAGCTCCCAATCGTGTTTCGGGGTATCGCGCACCAGAGGTGACAGATAATCGCAAAATTTCCCAAAAAGCAGATGTCTACAGTTTTGGCGTATTGCTCTTGGAGTTGCTCACAGGAAAGGCTCCCACCCATTCTCTCTTGAACGAGGAAGGGGTAGACCTCCCGAGATGGGTGCAGTCTGTTGTTCGGGAAGAGTGGACTTCTGAGGTTTTTGATCTCGAGCTTCTCAGGTACCAGAATGTCGAGGAGGAGATGGTTCAGCTCTTACAGCTTGCCGTGGATTGCACAGCCCAGTACCCGGACAATCGCCCTTCAATGGCCGAGGTGACTAGGCGAATTGAGGAGCTCTGTCAATCTGGCTTACGGAAAGAGGAAGACCCACAACGTGATGTGGTTAACGACATGGATGATGGGTCTTCCAGGCAGACTTACTCGGTAGATTCGACCGCACCTCCTATTGCTGACTAA